The genomic interval TTTCATTATAATACCATTTGGCTTCCACGGATTCCTGAACCGGGTAACGTAAATGAACAGATGGTCCTCGTCGTCCCCAATAAAAGAAATTACCTTCATTGTTTTTAACGAATTTAATATCCCCTTCGACAGCTGTACCCTCCAGGGCATAGCTAGCAACATCCGGATAAAACTTCCCTTCTTTTGCGATACCTTTCAGTTCAATTTTCACGTAACCCGTATCAACAAGGTTCCAATCGCCAACGTAGATGTCCGTAAACTCCTGCTCAGGTAATCTAATATTTTTAGATTGGTCGCCTATTTTTATTTGAACCGTGCTTTCTCCTTCCTGAGATGCAGCCCTCATCCATAGCTTTAGCGATCCGGCCTTGTTTACTCTAAAAAAAGTGTGAAATACAGCTGCCTCGTCGTCCCAAGCTTGAATTCCATCGTTCGTTATACTTTTCTGCCTCCCTGAAACTTCAGTCGTTTGCCATGTGTTACCACCCACAGGTATCGTCACCTTGGTGCCTGTCGACTGGGCGAACACCATCGAGGTTAGCGATGCAAAAAAAGTGAACCAGTTTATAAGCAAGATTTGTACGATTTTATTCATTGATTTAATTATTTAATGTATAGATACAAATAAATAGCCCCGATCTCCAAATTTTGAAGGAAGTCAACCGTTTGCGCAACTTTTTGTATCTTACGCCTATGAGTAATATTTTTCCTCCTCCATTAGTGAAGCGACTTAATGAGGAATTTCATTTTGAAGACAAACCCTACTTTGATAGCGACGAGCCGAGTAAAGCAGCCCTCATTATTGTGGACTTACAGAGTGATTTTTTACCCAAAGGCTCATTAGCCGTTCCAAGGGGCGACGAAATCATTCCGGTCGTGAACAACCTCCAGAAACATTATGACCTGATCATTGCAACACAAGACTGGCACCCGGCTGCACATAAAAGTTTCGCTTCCAATCATCCTGACAAGGAAGTAATGGAGACCATCATTCTTGACGGCAGAGAACAAGTCTTATGGCCGGACCATTGTGTACAAGGCACAAAGGGTGCTGAACTTGTTGAAACTCTCGAGTCGAACAAGATTGAACTTGTTGTCCGAAAAGGAACAGATGTACAAATCGACAGCTACAGCGCTTTTTTTGATAATGGTCATAAAAAATCTACCGGATTAGCTGGCTATCTGATCGAAAAAGGTATTTCAAAGTTAGCAGTCTGCGGATTAGCAGCTGATTACTGTGTTTTCTATACGGCAATGGATGCGTTGGAGCTTGGATTTGAAGTAGAAATTATCACAGAGGGAACCAGGGCTATCGATCCAGAAACATTTGCAAAGAAAATAGAACTCTTTAAAGAAAAGGGAGGAACGGTTTCCTCTTAAAAAGAAAGGTCTCCAAACGGGGAGAATGGAGACCTTTACTAACCAATTATAAACCTAAATTATGAAAGCACAAATATAGTGTCCTTTGTACACTTTACCAAGCATGATATGTCATGATTTTGCAAGAAAAACGTCACGTATTATTTACGAAATCATCCAGCTTGATTTCGACCCGAGAACCTGCTTCCATAGGAACCAACATATCCAGATTGAGATACGACAAATTGCATTCTCCAGCTTTATCGGCTTTGACGATCAACTTTTTCAGCTCGGAATTTTCCCAATAGATGTCAATCGTATAACCGCCTCTTGCTCTCAAACCTTTTACATGCCCTGTAGCCCATGCCGCGGGAAGAGCGGGTAAGATCGCGATATTATCCGTATGCGACTGGAGTAGCATTTCAGCTAATCCGGCCGTCGCACCCATATTACCATCTAATTGAAATGGCGGGTGTGCGTCCAAGAGATTAGCATAAGACCCTGACCCTGACCCGCCTGCGCCAGAGGGTTTCAGTATCATTCTGTAGAGCTTATAAGCCCTATCCCCGTCCAACAGGCGTGACCAGAAATTAACTTTCCAGGCAAGCGACCAGCCAGTTGC from Pedobacter indicus carries:
- the pncA gene encoding bifunctional nicotinamidase/pyrazinamidase, whose protein sequence is MSNIFPPPLVKRLNEEFHFEDKPYFDSDEPSKAALIIVDLQSDFLPKGSLAVPRGDEIIPVVNNLQKHYDLIIATQDWHPAAHKSFASNHPDKEVMETIILDGREQVLWPDHCVQGTKGAELVETLESNKIELVVRKGTDVQIDSYSAFFDNGHKKSTGLAGYLIEKGISKLAVCGLAADYCVFYTAMDALELGFEVEIITEGTRAIDPETFAKKIELFKEKGGTVSS